In the genome of Magnolia sinica isolate HGM2019 chromosome 2, MsV1, whole genome shotgun sequence, one region contains:
- the LOC131228755 gene encoding auxin-responsive protein SAUR64-like → MSHIPNNQHMVLHPLHPQLEKSTLKPGVHPRKYITDCPSFLFYTANQPHSYNQRSKNLYSVAQRSAPMALIQPKKLVKMARKSFSRADIAADSNTCSKSIADKGHFVVYTIDGKRFMAPLEYLDSPIFQELFKMSEDVFGLPSNGPITLPCDTVFMDYVISLVQRRISRDVEEAFLLSIAASRCSASSYLSLRQSNRQILLNGL, encoded by the coding sequence ATGTCCCACATCCCAAACAATCAGCACATGGTTTTGCATCCTTTGCACCCCCAGCTTGAGAAATCTACCCTCAAACCTGGGGTCCACCCTCGCAAATATATAACTGATTGCCCTTCATTTCTTTTCTACACAGCAAACCAACCACACTCTTACAACCAAAGATCTAAAAATCTCTACTCTGTTGCTCAAAGATCTGCACCCATGGCCTTGATTCAACCCAAGAAGCTTGTTAAAATGGCCAGGAAATCTTTCTCAAGAGCCGACATAGCAGCAGATTCCAACACATGCAGCAAATCGATAGCTGATAAGGGTCATTTCGTCGTCTACACCATAGATGGAAAGCGTTTCATGGCTCCTTTGGAATACCTTGACAGCCCCATCTTTCAAGAACTGTTCAAAATGTCTGAAGACGTGTTTGGGTTACCAAGCAATGGGCCTATCACATTACCATGTGACACTGTTTTCATGGACTACGTTATCTCGTTGGTCCAAAGACGCATATCTAGAGATGTAGAAGAGGCTTTTCTCCTCTCCATAGCTGCGAGCCGGTGCTCAGCATCTTCATATCTCTCTCTACGGCAATCCAATCGACAAATCCTTCTCAATGGCTTATGA
- the LOC131228764 gene encoding uncharacterized protein LOC131228764: MQFVGNENGIIAFQMEGQDKSNQQNSVSSGDALFLVHWKDRYLVPADLTVGQFVYVIRKSMNLTHEKAIFFFVKNILPLTGKEFETNFITSMMLHLDAPSVLD; encoded by the exons ATGCAGTTTGTTGGTAATGAGAATGGCATCATTgcatttcagatggaaggtcaagACAAATCAAATCAACAGAACTCAGTTTCTTCAGGAGATGCTTTGTTTCTTGTCCATTGGAAAGACAG GTATCTTGTTCCTGCTGACTTAACTGTGGGGCAATTTGTTTACGTGATTCGAAAGAGTATGAATCTGACCCATGAGAAGGCCATTTTCTTCTTTGTGAAGAATATTTTGCCACTCACTGGCAAGGAATTTGAGACAAATTTCATTACTTCCATGATgctccatttggatgcaccgagtGTATTGGATTAG